A window of the Eubacterium sp. 1001713B170207_170306_E7 genome harbors these coding sequences:
- a CDS encoding lysozyme family protein, which produces MDKGSRTVKKTVESVQRKGDRLVHYGMDRYQAGKQAKKAAAEAAEKAAREAAGVGGEAVSEAGKQVPIKTREAMNAMEKNAQKGLNKPVKPADGKIIKQSFYSSAKSQRATKTVFQKHTKRAIKTSEKTGKLSIKTGEEATRLTKGSIRTMKPGIKTGRAAAQANAKATKATAKASARASKAASKAAVKASARAAQQSAKMAAKVSETTAKMSIQAAKLAVKTTMTAAKALAAAGKAFASALASGGSVVVLIIMVVILFGGTLCLIGGSNATAAEAVSEEVQAYTPLIQKYAAAHGIPDYVELIKAVMMQESGGRGGDPMQCSECGYNDQYSGGITDPEYSINIGIRYLSDCLNAAGVASPMDLEHIKLALQGYNFGAGYITWALEKDGGYTQANAQEFANLHGGSYGDVSYVPNVLRYYPFGRIPTGGGNSSMVNVAASQIGNVGGEPYWSWYGFSSRVEWCACFVSWCADQCGYIDAGIIPKFSYVPDGVAYFQSKGQWQDGSYTPKAGDIIFFTWDGSGGSDHVGIVESVTDGTVNTIEGNTTDSCARRSYALGSYVILGYGCPGYMN; this is translated from the coding sequence ATGGACAAGGGAAGCCGAACCGTCAAGAAAACGGTGGAATCGGTCCAGAGAAAGGGAGACCGGCTTGTGCATTATGGCATGGATCGATACCAGGCCGGAAAGCAGGCAAAGAAAGCTGCGGCAGAAGCCGCTGAAAAAGCTGCAAGGGAAGCGGCTGGAGTGGGCGGCGAAGCCGTTTCTGAAGCTGGAAAGCAAGTGCCCATCAAAACCCGTGAAGCCATGAACGCCATGGAGAAAAACGCGCAAAAAGGCCTCAATAAGCCCGTGAAACCGGCCGATGGGAAAATCATTAAGCAGTCCTTTTATTCTTCTGCTAAAAGCCAACGCGCGACGAAAACGGTGTTCCAGAAGCACACAAAACGTGCCATTAAAACCTCTGAGAAAACCGGAAAGCTGAGCATCAAAACGGGCGAGGAAGCGACCCGGCTGACCAAAGGCAGCATACGGACCATGAAGCCCGGCATTAAAACGGGCCGGGCGGCGGCTCAGGCGAATGCAAAGGCCACGAAAGCCACAGCCAAAGCCTCTGCCCGGGCAAGCAAGGCTGCGTCCAAAGCAGCGGTAAAGGCATCAGCCCGGGCGGCGCAGCAGTCCGCCAAAATGGCCGCCAAAGTCTCGGAAACCACCGCAAAAATGAGTATCCAGGCAGCAAAGCTGGCAGTCAAGACGACCATGACTGCGGCTAAAGCCCTGGCGGCAGCTGGGAAAGCCTTCGCCTCTGCTTTGGCTTCCGGCGGCTCCGTGGTGGTTTTAATCATTATGGTGGTTATTCTGTTTGGTGGGACCCTGTGCCTCATCGGCGGGAGTAACGCCACAGCGGCCGAAGCCGTCAGTGAAGAAGTCCAGGCCTATACGCCGCTCATACAGAAGTATGCCGCCGCGCATGGTATCCCAGATTACGTTGAGCTGATTAAGGCCGTCATGATGCAGGAATCAGGCGGACGGGGCGGCGATCCCATGCAGTGCAGCGAGTGCGGCTATAATGATCAGTATTCCGGAGGCATTACCGATCCGGAATATTCCATCAACATCGGTATCCGGTACCTGTCGGACTGCTTGAACGCCGCGGGAGTCGCCAGCCCCATGGATCTGGAACACATCAAGCTGGCCTTACAGGGCTACAACTTTGGAGCCGGATACATCACCTGGGCGCTGGAAAAGGATGGCGGCTACACCCAGGCGAACGCGCAGGAGTTCGCCAATCTGCACGGCGGCAGCTATGGCGATGTAAGCTATGTGCCGAATGTGCTCCGATACTATCCCTTTGGCCGTATCCCAACCGGCGGGGGCAACAGCAGCATGGTGAACGTGGCAGCCAGCCAGATCGGCAATGTGGGCGGGGAGCCCTACTGGAGCTGGTACGGCTTCAGTTCCCGTGTCGAATGGTGCGCCTGTTTTGTCAGCTGGTGCGCCGATCAGTGCGGTTACATCGACGCCGGGATTATCCCCAAGTTTTCCTATGTGCCGGATGGGGTGGCCTATTTCCAGAGCAAAGGCCAGTGGCAGGACGGCAGCTACACGCCGAAAGCCGGGGATATTATTTTCTTTACCTGGGATGGCAGCGGCGGTTCCGATCATGTCGGGATTGTGGAAAGCGTCACCGATGGCACCGTCAATACTATCGAAGGAAATACCACGGACAGCTGTGCAAGACGAAGCTATGCACTGGGCAGTTACGTCATTCTGGGATATGGCTGCCCAGGCTATATGAATTAA
- a CDS encoding helix-turn-helix domain-containing protein has protein sequence MSIGQKIRMEAKKQHLNFKQLFIKAELSYNSLYSIIKRDSQGVQAVSLYKIAKALKVPMESLVDEGAATGVYKEPPKPEKKKKKAKKKKKSKKIQH, from the coding sequence ATGAGTATTGGACAGAAAATAAGAATGGAAGCGAAGAAGCAGCACTTAAACTTTAAACAGCTCTTCATAAAGGCCGAGCTGTCCTACAACAGTCTTTATTCCATTATTAAGCGCGATAGTCAGGGGGTTCAGGCTGTGAGTCTTTATAAAATCGCCAAAGCTTTGAAGGTTCCGATGGAGAGCCTGGTGGACGAAGGTGCAGCGACAGGTGTATATAAAGAACCGCCAAAGCCTGAGAAAAAGAAGAAAAAAGCAAAGAAAAAGAAAAAATCTAAAAAAATCCAGCATTGA
- the ltrA gene encoding group II intron reverse transcriptase/maturase, whose translation MPKEKHGKQLSVESLRHMEYYGMQQTFDDLYARSKNGENFTNLMELILSRENILLAYRNIKANTGSNTPGTDEITIKEIGCLSPEEVVDKIRFIVEGSQHGYRPKPIRRKNIPKPYDPTATRPLGIPCMWDRLIQQCIKQVMEPICEAKFIENSFGFRPNRSVENAINRTYCLMQRSNLHYIIEFDIKGFFDNVDHSKLVKQIWAMGIRDTHLIWIIKRILKASIKMPDGSMITPTKGTPQGGLCSPLFANIVLNELDHWIESQWQNHPVTKKYSAKTNPNGSKDKGNGFKAMKKTNLKEMFIVRYADDFRIFCRTKNEAERTKIAVTQWLSERLKLEVSEKKTRIVNVKRRYSEFLGFKIKVYPKGQKYVVKSHICDKAINHQRQKLTEQAKRIARPSGGRKERDEITLYNSMIMGMHNYYCIATHVSIDCAKLAYSVKIVLHNRLKTRNGNGLRKTGRVLTKAEQKQYGDSKQLRYVHDEPIYPLGFVQRKVPMAKKLQVCSFTPEGRKELHDNLRINVSLMLRVMKQPLYGRSVEYADNRISLFSAGWGKCAVTGQAFECIEDIHCHHKIPRNKGGTDKFNNLILVLTPIHRLIHATTRETINGYLKALNLKESQLAKVNEFRKLAELEPIDSLHYITNI comes from the coding sequence ATGCCAAAGGAGAAGCACGGAAAACAACTATCCGTTGAGAGTTTACGACATATGGAATATTACGGAATGCAGCAAACTTTTGATGATTTGTATGCCAGAAGTAAGAACGGAGAAAATTTCACTAATCTTATGGAATTGATTCTCTCACGAGAAAATATTCTGCTTGCATATCGGAACATCAAAGCCAACACAGGAAGTAATACACCGGGAACGGACGAAATCACCATTAAAGAAATTGGGTGCCTGTCACCTGAAGAGGTAGTGGATAAAATTCGTTTTATTGTCGAAGGCAGTCAACACGGCTATCGCCCAAAGCCAATTCGTCGAAAAAACATCCCAAAGCCTTATGACCCCACGGCAACCAGACCGTTGGGCATCCCATGTATGTGGGATAGATTGATACAACAATGTATCAAACAGGTTATGGAGCCAATCTGTGAAGCAAAGTTTATCGAAAACAGTTTTGGATTCAGACCAAACAGGTCAGTGGAAAATGCGATTAACAGAACCTATTGTTTAATGCAGCGGTCAAATTTGCACTATATCATCGAATTTGACATTAAAGGGTTCTTTGATAACGTAGACCACTCCAAACTGGTAAAGCAGATATGGGCAATGGGAATACGGGACACACATCTCATATGGATAATCAAACGAATCTTAAAGGCTTCAATTAAGATGCCTGATGGAAGTATGATTACGCCAACCAAGGGAACCCCACAGGGCGGTTTATGTTCGCCGTTATTTGCGAATATTGTGCTAAACGAGCTTGACCACTGGATTGAAAGTCAATGGCAAAACCATCCGGTTACAAAGAAGTATAGTGCAAAAACAAACCCAAACGGTTCAAAAGACAAGGGTAATGGCTTTAAAGCCATGAAGAAAACCAACCTAAAAGAGATGTTTATTGTTCGGTACGCAGATGATTTTCGTATATTCTGCCGCACTAAAAACGAAGCTGAGAGAACAAAAATTGCGGTAACGCAATGGCTGTCCGAAAGGCTGAAATTGGAAGTATCGGAAAAGAAAACACGGATAGTCAATGTCAAACGGCGATATTCGGAGTTCCTTGGTTTCAAAATCAAGGTGTATCCAAAAGGGCAAAAGTATGTAGTGAAATCGCATATCTGCGATAAAGCAATCAATCATCAACGGCAAAAATTAACGGAACAGGCAAAACGGATTGCAAGACCAAGTGGAGGACGTAAAGAGCGAGATGAAATCACGCTTTACAATTCAATGATAATGGGAATGCATAATTACTATTGTATTGCTACCCATGTCAGCATAGACTGCGCCAAATTGGCGTATTCGGTGAAAATAGTCCTTCATAACAGGCTCAAAACACGCAATGGGAATGGTTTGAGAAAAACCGGCAGGGTTCTCACCAAAGCCGAACAAAAACAATATGGGGATTCAAAGCAACTTCGGTATGTTCATGATGAACCTATATACCCTCTCGGATTTGTTCAGCGCAAAGTGCCAATGGCTAAAAAGTTACAAGTTTGCAGTTTCACACCGGAAGGCAGAAAAGAATTGCATGATAATCTTCGGATAAATGTATCTCTAATGCTAAGGGTTATGAAACAGCCACTTTATGGCAGAAGCGTTGAATATGCAGATAATCGAATATCACTGTTCTCGGCTGGGTGGGGAAAATGTGCGGTTACTGGACAAGCCTTTGAATGTATTGAAGATATTCATTGCCATCACAAAATTCCACGGAATAAGGGTGGTACGGATAAATTCAACAATTTGATATTGGTGCTTACGCCAATACACAGGCTCATTCATGCCACGACCAGAGAAACCATTAACGGATACCTCAAAGCGTTAAATCTCAAAGAGAGCCAACTTGCAAAAGTAAATGAATTCCGTAAATTAGCAGAACTGGAACCGATTGACTCACTACACTATATAACAAATATTTAA
- a CDS encoding XF1762 family protein — protein sequence MKQFEIKHIELKVANAFVAEHHRHHGPVTGHRFSLGCIRREDQALCGVAIVGRPLARGINHETTVEVLRLCTDGTPNACSALYAACLRAARALGYQRIITYILDDEPGTSLRAAGWTFGYRTAGGSWSSAGQPRKASAHEGPKKMYGADLNHE from the coding sequence ATGAAGCAGTTTGAAATAAAACATATCGAGTTAAAGGTGGCCAATGCGTTTGTTGCCGAACACCACAGACACCATGGGCCCGTCACCGGCCACCGCTTTTCACTGGGATGTATCCGGCGGGAGGACCAGGCGCTCTGTGGCGTGGCCATTGTCGGCAGGCCCCTGGCGCGCGGGATCAACCACGAAACCACCGTGGAGGTGCTGCGGCTCTGTACCGACGGCACGCCAAACGCCTGCAGCGCCCTGTACGCGGCCTGTCTGCGGGCCGCCAGGGCCCTGGGCTACCAGCGGATCATCACGTATATTTTAGACGATGAACCCGGCACCAGCCTGAGGGCGGCGGGCTGGACCTTTGGCTATCGTACCGCCGGTGGATCGTGGAGCAGCGCCGGGCAGCCGAGAAAGGCGTCGGCGCATGAAGGGCCAAAGAAAATGTATGGTGCCGATTTAAACCATGAGTAG
- a CDS encoding VirB4-like conjugal transfer ATPase, CD1110 family, which produces MLKTLRNANTLEKEKLKIPKRAQEAIPIKVIYPDGIFLVRKNVYSKTFKFTDINYAVASREDKEALFLEYSELLNSLDSGATTKLTINNHRLNKSAFEKSILIPLEEDGLDIYRKEYNQMLLDKATSTNSMLQEKYVTISVSRKKYQEARTYFTRVGTELMAHFSRLGSRCTEMDMEERLRVLHDFYRTGEEDAFYFDLKQTMQKGHDFRDYICPDAMTFHSDYFTMGGRFGRVLYLKEYASFIKDSMINELTDLDRNLMLSIEIIPMPTDEAVREVENRLLGVETNITNWQRKQNENNNFSAVVPYDMEQQRKEAKEFLDDLTTRDQRMMFGLLTLVHTADTREALEADTEALLTTARKNLCQFAIARFQQLDALNTVLPIGHRRLDAVRTLTTESMAVLMPFRVQEIMDEQGIYFGENAISHNLILCNKANLLNQSAFLLGVPGSGKSFSAKELIVFLALATTDDILVCDPEREYVSLINALGGESIRIAAGSEDHVNAMDMVEGYGENNNPVIDKSEFVLSLFEQLDKDGLGPKEKSIIDRCVAYVYSDYQRGGKIPTLCVLRDKLMEQPEPEAQDLALELELFTDGSLNAFSHETNVDTQNRIVVYDIMDLGRQLKTMGLLVITDAMLNRVTDNWRKGKRTHIFIDEFHVLFENEYSAAFFNSAWRRFRKRDAFPTAITQNVEYLLDSVSASTMLSNSEFIVMLNQAPSDRQKLGNLLNISHEQMSYITNADAGCGLIKYGSALVPFINRFPKKTKLYKLMSTKPGEERL; this is translated from the coding sequence ATGCTCAAAACGCTTAGAAACGCGAACACACTGGAAAAGGAAAAATTGAAAATCCCCAAAAGGGCACAGGAAGCCATTCCCATCAAGGTCATTTATCCGGATGGGATTTTTTTAGTCCGGAAAAATGTCTACAGCAAGACCTTTAAGTTTACGGACATCAATTACGCTGTGGCTTCCCGGGAGGATAAGGAGGCGCTGTTTTTAGAATACAGTGAGCTTTTAAACAGTCTGGACAGCGGCGCCACCACCAAGCTGACCATCAACAACCACCGGCTGAACAAATCGGCCTTTGAAAAAAGCATCCTGATTCCTCTGGAGGAGGATGGCCTGGATATTTACCGGAAGGAGTATAACCAGATGCTACTGGACAAGGCTACCAGTACCAACAGCATGCTCCAGGAAAAGTATGTGACCATCTCGGTTTCCAGGAAAAAATATCAGGAAGCCAGAACCTATTTCACCCGGGTGGGCACCGAGCTCATGGCCCACTTTTCCCGGCTCGGCTCCCGGTGCACAGAAATGGACATGGAGGAGCGTCTGCGGGTGCTCCACGATTTTTACCGTACCGGCGAAGAGGATGCCTTTTACTTTGACCTGAAGCAGACCATGCAGAAGGGCCACGATTTTCGAGATTACATCTGCCCGGACGCCATGACCTTTCATTCAGACTATTTTACCATGGGCGGCCGATTTGGACGGGTACTTTATCTGAAGGAGTACGCGTCCTTTATCAAGGACAGTATGATCAATGAGCTCACCGATCTGGACCGGAACCTGATGCTCTCCATTGAGATCATTCCCATGCCCACCGATGAAGCCGTGCGGGAAGTGGAAAACCGGCTGCTCGGAGTGGAGACAAATATTACGAATTGGCAGCGAAAACAGAACGAAAATAACAACTTCAGCGCCGTCGTGCCCTATGATATGGAGCAGCAGCGCAAGGAAGCCAAGGAGTTTTTAGATGACCTGACCACCCGGGATCAGCGCATGATGTTTGGCTTATTAACGTTAGTCCACACCGCCGATACCCGGGAGGCTCTGGAAGCGGATACCGAGGCCCTGCTCACCACGGCCCGGAAAAATCTCTGCCAGTTCGCCATTGCAAGGTTCCAGCAGCTCGACGCCCTGAACACCGTGCTGCCCATTGGTCACCGGCGACTGGACGCTGTGCGGACCCTGACCACCGAAAGCATGGCGGTGCTCATGCCCTTCCGGGTCCAGGAGATCATGGATGAGCAGGGGATTTACTTTGGCGAAAATGCCATCAGCCACAACCTGATCCTATGTAACAAAGCCAATCTGCTCAACCAATCCGCTTTTCTTCTGGGCGTTCCCGGCAGTGGGAAAAGCTTCAGTGCCAAAGAGCTGATTGTGTTTCTGGCCCTGGCCACAACGGATGACATTCTCGTCTGTGATCCCGAGCGCGAGTACGTTTCCCTGATCAACGCGTTAGGGGGTGAATCCATCCGAATCGCCGCTGGAAGCGAGGACCACGTTAACGCCATGGACATGGTGGAAGGCTATGGAGAAAATAATAATCCCGTCATTGATAAATCCGAGTTTGTGCTGTCTTTGTTCGAGCAGCTCGATAAAGATGGCCTGGGACCAAAGGAAAAGTCCATCATTGACCGCTGCGTGGCCTATGTTTACTCGGATTACCAACGGGGCGGCAAGATCCCGACACTGTGTGTTCTCAGAGATAAGCTGATGGAGCAGCCCGAACCCGAGGCCCAGGACCTGGCGCTGGAGCTTGAACTGTTCACGGATGGCAGTCTGAACGCCTTTTCCCATGAAACCAACGTGGACACGCAGAACCGGATCGTGGTGTACGACATCATGGATCTGGGGCGACAGCTCAAAACCATGGGACTTTTGGTTATTACCGACGCCATGTTAAACCGGGTGACGGATAACTGGCGAAAAGGCAAGCGGACACACATCTTTATTGATGAGTTCCATGTTCTTTTTGAGAATGAATACTCGGCGGCTTTCTTCAACTCGGCCTGGCGGCGTTTCCGAAAGCGGGATGCGTTCCCCACGGCCATCACCCAGAACGTGGAATACCTTCTGGATTCGGTGTCGGCCAGCACTATGCTCTCGAACTCTGAGTTTATTGTGATGCTGAATCAGGCCCCTTCCGACCGGCAAAAGCTGGGCAATCTTTTAAATATCTCTCATGAACAGATGAGCTACATCACCAACGCTGACGCCGGGTGTGGTCTGATCAAATACGGGAGCGCCCTCGTGCCTTTCATCAATCGGTTTCCGAAAAAGACGAAGCTATACAAATTGATGTCCACCAAGCCTGGAGAAGAAAGGTTATAG
- a CDS encoding TrbC/VirB2 family protein, with protein sequence MKKKANTEPELVRRGRIRKKKRRIFYVLAVVLCCFSTTALAADDPIAVVNNLSNFIFGLVRAIGMILIGYGIVQIGLSLKSHDPSQRANGIMTVAGGIVVTFAKEILNTIAG encoded by the coding sequence ATGAAGAAAAAAGCAAACACTGAACCCGAGCTTGTACGCCGTGGGCGAATCCGAAAAAAGAAACGACGGATTTTCTATGTGCTGGCCGTTGTGCTGTGCTGTTTCAGTACAACGGCCCTCGCAGCGGACGACCCCATTGCGGTGGTCAATAATCTTTCGAATTTCATTTTCGGCCTGGTCCGGGCCATCGGGATGATTCTCATCGGCTATGGCATTGTCCAGATCGGCCTGTCCTTAAAATCCCATGATCCAAGCCAACGCGCCAACGGCATCATGACCGTGGCCGGGGGGATCGTCGTGACCTTCGCGAAAGAGATTCTGAACACCATCGCGGGATAA
- a CDS encoding VirD4-like conjugal transfer protein, CD1115 family gives MDLEAFKKYWIFYVLGIVPVIGMALRIAPFINVGLYGFILKFPEVMEHPFKITWGENSLKSILILMILYVMGIGVFCATRKNYRRGEEHGSARWGEARPLCKKYSDKAFEENKLLTQNVRIGLDGYKHRRNLNTLVCGGSGAGKTLFFAEPNVMQANTSMVILDPKGEIARATGHLLEAKGYAVRILDLINMEKSHCYNPFVYLNTDNDVQRLVTNLFKATTVKGTQSNDPFWDTAASMLLLALVFFLKYEAPPDEQNFAMVLELLRAGDMPEEDDGSYVSPLDELMERLEAREPEHIALKYYRNYRSGAAKTLKSIQITLAARLEKFNLESLAAVTMTDELDLPSIGEKKTAVFAIIPDNDTSFNFLISILYTQLFQQLFYLADHKYNGRLPVHVHFLMDEFANVSLPDDFDKILSVMRSRGVSVSIILQNLAQLKALFEKQWESIVGNCDTFLYLGGNEQSTHKYVSELLGKETIDTNSYGKSSGRNGNYSTNFQNAGRELMTPDEVRLLDNRYALLFIRGERPVKDLKYNIWKHPNVALTEKGHAPNYEHGSTDHAVGTMTVMRDDPSIPNPVIPEALFEALQHYEVLSEEELQEIFETQKKEKKQHEEKSKH, from the coding sequence ATGGACCTTGAAGCCTTTAAAAAGTATTGGATTTTCTATGTGCTGGGAATCGTACCCGTCATTGGAATGGCTCTGCGTATTGCCCCTTTCATCAATGTGGGACTTTATGGCTTTATTCTTAAGTTTCCTGAAGTGATGGAGCATCCCTTTAAAATCACATGGGGTGAGAACAGTTTAAAATCCATCCTGATTTTGATGATTCTATATGTCATGGGAATCGGGGTTTTTTGTGCTACCCGGAAAAACTACCGCCGGGGTGAGGAGCACGGGAGCGCCCGGTGGGGCGAAGCCCGGCCCCTTTGTAAGAAATACAGCGATAAAGCCTTTGAGGAAAACAAGCTTCTGACCCAGAACGTGCGCATTGGCCTGGACGGGTACAAGCACCGGCGGAACCTGAACACCCTGGTCTGCGGCGGGAGCGGCGCGGGGAAAACCCTGTTCTTTGCCGAGCCCAACGTCATGCAGGCCAACACCAGCATGGTCATTCTGGACCCCAAGGGTGAGATCGCAAGAGCTACCGGCCATCTGCTGGAGGCCAAGGGCTATGCGGTGCGCATCCTGGATTTAATCAACATGGAAAAAAGCCACTGCTACAACCCTTTTGTCTATCTGAACACCGACAACGATGTGCAGCGGCTGGTGACCAACCTCTTTAAAGCCACCACCGTCAAGGGCACGCAGTCAAATGATCCCTTCTGGGATACGGCGGCCAGTATGCTCTTACTCGCGCTGGTCTTTTTTCTGAAATACGAAGCACCGCCCGATGAGCAGAACTTTGCCATGGTCCTGGAGCTGCTGCGTGCCGGGGACATGCCCGAGGAGGACGATGGCAGCTATGTCTCCCCGCTCGATGAACTCATGGAGCGGCTGGAAGCACGGGAGCCCGAGCATATCGCCCTGAAATATTACCGGAATTACCGGTCTGGTGCGGCCAAGACCCTGAAATCCATCCAGATCACCTTAGCCGCGCGGCTTGAAAAGTTCAACCTGGAAAGCCTGGCGGCCGTGACCATGACGGACGAACTGGATCTGCCGAGCATTGGTGAGAAAAAGACCGCCGTCTTTGCCATTATCCCGGATAATGATACGAGCTTTAACTTTCTGATCAGTATCCTTTACACCCAGCTTTTTCAGCAGCTCTTTTATCTGGCTGACCACAAATACAACGGTCGGCTCCCAGTTCACGTCCACTTTTTGATGGACGAGTTCGCCAACGTGAGCTTACCCGATGACTTTGACAAGATACTGTCCGTCATGCGCTCCCGGGGCGTTTCTGTGTCCATCATCCTGCAAAATCTGGCGCAGCTGAAGGCCCTTTTTGAAAAGCAATGGGAAAGTATCGTGGGCAATTGTGATACCTTCCTGTATCTGGGTGGAAACGAGCAGAGCACCCATAAGTACGTCAGTGAGCTGCTCGGCAAGGAAACCATCGACACCAATTCCTACGGGAAAAGCAGCGGCCGTAACGGAAACTACTCCACTAACTTTCAAAATGCCGGGCGGGAGCTCATGACCCCCGATGAGGTGCGATTGCTCGACAACCGGTACGCCCTGCTCTTTATCCGCGGGGAGCGTCCGGTCAAAGATTTGAAATACAATATCTGGAAGCACCCGAATGTGGCGCTGACCGAAAAAGGCCATGCGCCCAACTACGAACACGGCAGCACCGATCATGCGGTCGGCACCATGACGGTCATGCGAGACGACCCGTCCATTCCCAATCCGGTAATCCCAGAGGCTTTATTCGAGGCCTTGCAGCATTACGAGGTCCTGTCCGAAGAAGAATTACAGGAAATTTTTGAAACGCAGAAAAAGGAGAAAAAACAACATGAAGAAAAAAGCAAACACTGA
- a CDS encoding PrgI family protein translates to MRAYTESMFFGLSLRQFVFSVLACGVAVGLYFLLKPYFGVETLSWMCILGAAPFGALGFIRYHGMSAEKFIWVWIKSELLMPKEIVFKAENLYYEMLTHPMKVKKEKRSKKSKRKDEMNAQNA, encoded by the coding sequence ATCAGAGCCTATACGGAGAGCATGTTCTTCGGGCTTTCGCTGCGCCAGTTCGTGTTTTCCGTGCTGGCCTGTGGCGTGGCCGTCGGCCTGTATTTTTTACTCAAGCCTTACTTTGGCGTGGAAACCCTGTCCTGGATGTGTATCCTCGGGGCCGCGCCCTTTGGGGCTCTGGGCTTCATCCGCTATCATGGCATGAGTGCTGAGAAATTCATCTGGGTGTGGATTAAATCCGAGCTTCTGATGCCAAAAGAGATCGTCTTTAAAGCGGAGAATCTGTATTACGAAATGCTGACCCACCCCATGAAGGTCAAAAAAGAAAAACGAAGCAAAAAATCAAAAAGAAAGGACGAAATGAATGCTCAAAACGCTTAG